One Nocardioidaceae bacterium SCSIO 66511 genomic window carries:
- a CDS encoding aldo/keto reductase has product MRQRYVGRSGLRVSRIGLGTLTWGRDTDEHEAREQLTSFLDAGGNLVDTAVSYGDGASEELIGSLLATTVNRDEVVLSSKAGVAPGTGERDTSRRTLLRQLDTTLARLGVDHLDLWQVQTWVPEIPLEETLSALDYAVRTGRTAYVGVSNYTGWQCALAHTTQSQHVGGPALVSTQVEYSLLNRDVELEVVPAAEALGMGVIAWSPLGRGVLTGKYRTGTPADSRGASPQFERFVGVYLGPSSRRIVEAVARAADGLQLSPTEVALAWVRDRPGVSSAVVGARTAAQLKGTLLAEDVELPDEIAAALDDVSEHGEE; this is encoded by the coding sequence ATGCGGCAGCGATACGTCGGGCGGAGTGGCCTTCGGGTGTCCCGGATCGGGCTCGGCACCCTCACGTGGGGTCGTGACACCGATGAGCACGAGGCGCGGGAGCAGCTCACGTCGTTCCTCGACGCGGGCGGAAATCTCGTCGACACGGCGGTCTCGTACGGCGACGGCGCCAGCGAGGAGCTCATCGGCTCGCTGCTCGCCACGACCGTCAACCGTGACGAGGTCGTGCTGTCGTCGAAGGCGGGCGTCGCTCCGGGCACCGGCGAGCGCGACACTTCACGGCGAACGCTGCTGCGCCAGCTCGATACGACCCTGGCGCGACTCGGCGTCGACCACCTCGACCTCTGGCAGGTGCAGACCTGGGTGCCCGAGATCCCGCTCGAGGAGACGCTGTCGGCACTCGACTACGCCGTACGTACCGGCCGAACCGCGTACGTCGGGGTGTCGAACTACACGGGCTGGCAGTGCGCTCTCGCGCACACGACCCAGAGCCAACACGTCGGCGGGCCGGCGCTCGTCTCGACCCAGGTGGAGTACTCACTGCTCAACCGCGACGTCGAGCTCGAGGTCGTACCCGCGGCGGAGGCACTCGGCATGGGTGTCATCGCGTGGTCGCCACTCGGGCGCGGCGTCCTGACCGGCAAGTACCGCACGGGGACGCCCGCCGACTCGCGCGGCGCGTCACCGCAGTTCGAACGCTTCGTCGGCGTCTACCTGGGTCCGAGCTCACGGCGCATCGTGGAGGCGGTCGCCCGCGCGGCCGACGGGCTGCAGCTGTCGCCGACCGAGGTGGCGCTCGCCTGGGTCCGTGACCGGCCGGGAGTCAGCTCCGCAGTCGTGGGCGCGCGTACGGCCGCCCAGCTGAAGGGCACGCTGCTCGCCGAGGACGTCGAGCTGCCCGACGAGA
- a CDS encoding MSMEG_4193 family putative phosphomutase — MILVRHGRTQANADGVLAGRGKGVHLDDVGRDQAVAVAERLAKLPLAAVVTSPMERTQETARAIVRRQSDTTLRRDRQLTECDYGEWTGRPIKELAKLKLWKTVQSHPSAVVFPGGESMVAMQSRAVAAARTWDARIAESHGPNACFAVVSHGDVIKSILADASGMHLDQFQRLVVSPASVSVVEYAEQRPFVLHVNDTGSDLTGLVRAKPRGRTKGDATVGGGA; from the coding sequence ATGATCCTCGTCCGTCATGGGCGTACGCAGGCGAACGCAGACGGCGTGCTCGCGGGCAGGGGCAAGGGCGTCCACCTCGATGATGTCGGGCGCGACCAAGCAGTGGCGGTCGCCGAGCGCCTCGCAAAGCTACCGCTCGCGGCGGTCGTCACCAGCCCGATGGAGCGTACGCAGGAGACGGCCCGGGCGATCGTGCGCCGCCAGTCCGATACGACGCTTCGCCGCGATCGACAACTGACCGAGTGTGACTACGGGGAGTGGACGGGTCGGCCGATCAAGGAGCTCGCCAAGCTGAAGCTGTGGAAGACCGTGCAGAGCCATCCGAGTGCGGTCGTGTTCCCCGGAGGCGAGTCGATGGTTGCGATGCAGTCGCGGGCGGTCGCGGCGGCGCGTACCTGGGACGCGCGGATCGCCGAGTCCCACGGACCGAACGCCTGCTTCGCCGTGGTCAGCCACGGCGACGTGATCAAGTCGATCCTCGCCGACGCCTCCGGTATGCACCTCGACCAGTTCCAGCGCCTGGTCGTGTCGCCCGCGTCGGTCTCCGTCGTCGAGTACGCCGAGCAGCGTCCGTTCGTGCTGCACGTCAACGACACCGGATCCGACCTCACCGGACTCGTCCGCGCAAAGCCACGTGGACGTACGAAGGGCGACGCCACCGTCGGCGGCGGGGCATAG
- the corA gene encoding magnesium/cobalt transporter CorA: MIIDCAVYRKGRRVAEAATPDDLDSMVASMSEPEDFIWVGMHEPTQDEFNSIGNALDLHPLAIEDAIHAHQRPKIEPYAGHLFIVLKTLWYTEESDDVDTGEVNAFLGPNYLVTVRHGKGQALSTVRQQAEVHQELLGHGPAAAFYAIVDSVVDQYERVAADLEVDVDEVETAVFSTTRAANSDRIYRLKREIIEFRRAVMPLREPLLKFTDGRFREVRPVAMPFFRDVVDHLVRVSETIDSIDKLLDNALDAHMARLSIQQNDDMRKLAAYAAMFAAPTLIAGVYGMNFTNMPELDWHYGYGLCVLLMVVVVLILWRAFKRSGWL, translated from the coding sequence ATGATCATCGACTGCGCGGTTTACCGGAAAGGCCGTCGGGTCGCCGAGGCTGCGACTCCGGACGACCTGGACTCGATGGTCGCTTCGATGTCGGAGCCCGAGGACTTCATCTGGGTCGGAATGCACGAGCCGACGCAGGACGAGTTCAACTCGATCGGTAATGCACTCGATCTCCATCCGCTCGCGATCGAGGACGCGATTCACGCTCACCAGCGGCCCAAGATCGAGCCGTATGCGGGCCATCTGTTCATCGTGTTGAAGACACTCTGGTACACCGAGGAGAGCGACGACGTCGACACCGGCGAGGTCAATGCTTTCCTCGGACCGAACTATCTGGTCACCGTGCGACACGGCAAGGGCCAGGCGCTGTCGACCGTGCGGCAACAGGCCGAGGTCCACCAGGAGCTGCTCGGCCACGGCCCCGCAGCGGCGTTCTACGCCATCGTCGACTCCGTTGTCGACCAGTACGAGCGCGTCGCCGCCGACCTGGAGGTCGACGTCGACGAGGTCGAGACGGCGGTCTTCTCCACGACGCGCGCGGCGAACTCCGATCGCATCTACCGGCTGAAACGGGAGATCATCGAGTTCCGCCGCGCGGTCATGCCGTTGCGCGAACCACTGTTGAAGTTCACCGATGGGCGGTTCCGCGAGGTACGCCCGGTCGCCATGCCGTTCTTCCGCGACGTCGTCGACCACCTCGTACGCGTTTCCGAGACGATCGACTCCATCGACAAGCTGCTCGACAACGCCCTCGATGCGCATATGGCGCGCCTGAGCATCCAGCAGAACGACGACATGCGCAAGCTCGCAGCGTACGCAGCGATGTTCGCCGCTCCGACCCTGATCGCCGGCGTCTACGGGATGAACTTCACGAACATGCCGGAGCTCGACTGGCACTACGGGTATGGGTTGTGCGTGCTGCTGATGGTGGTCGTCGTACTCATCCTCTGGCGCGCCTTCAAGCGCTCGGGCTGGCTCTGA
- a CDS encoding Nramp family divalent metal transporter gives MSDDGLSSNPQVLAASGSELARVRGRGPVRGRIALLGPAFVAAVAYIDPGNFATNIAGGAAHGLLLVWVIVAANLMAMLVQYLSAKIGIATGRNLPELCRERFPRPVTWGLWVQAEIVAIATDLAEFVGAAIALNLLFGIEPFAAGLITAVVAFAILALQHRGYRKFELAIAGFLGIVLLGFAYDLAQVGIDLPGTAAGLVPRFDGTGSVLLAVGILGATVMPHVVYLHSALMQERIRPADDGERRALLRYVRVDVVIAMGVAGLVNLTMLIVAAGLFHESGRSTIDTIEDAHAGIGNLIGGGAALAFAVALLASGLSSSSVGTYAGQVVMQGFIGRRISLFVRRGVTMAPALVVLAIGVNTTDALVVSQVVLSFGIPFALVPLIMLTRRRVVMGALANRTPTTALASVIAALIIGLNAFLLYDTLIV, from the coding sequence ATGAGCGACGACGGCCTCTCCAGCAACCCGCAGGTGCTTGCCGCCTCCGGGTCTGAGCTCGCGCGCGTACGCGGTCGCGGTCCCGTACGCGGACGGATCGCACTGCTCGGCCCGGCGTTCGTCGCGGCCGTGGCCTACATCGACCCGGGCAACTTCGCGACGAACATCGCCGGTGGCGCGGCGCACGGTCTGCTCCTGGTGTGGGTGATCGTCGCGGCGAACCTGATGGCGATGCTCGTTCAGTACCTGTCGGCGAAGATCGGTATCGCCACGGGCCGGAACCTCCCTGAGCTGTGCCGAGAGCGCTTCCCGCGTCCGGTGACCTGGGGCCTGTGGGTACAGGCCGAGATCGTGGCGATCGCGACCGACCTCGCAGAGTTCGTCGGCGCTGCGATCGCACTGAACCTGCTGTTCGGCATCGAGCCGTTTGCCGCCGGACTGATCACCGCCGTCGTCGCATTCGCGATCCTGGCTCTGCAGCACCGCGGCTATCGCAAGTTCGAGCTCGCGATCGCCGGATTCCTCGGCATCGTCCTGCTCGGGTTCGCCTACGACCTTGCGCAGGTGGGCATCGACCTGCCTGGCACAGCCGCCGGTCTCGTACCGCGCTTCGACGGGACGGGCAGCGTCCTGCTGGCGGTCGGCATCCTCGGCGCGACGGTGATGCCGCATGTGGTGTATCTGCATTCGGCGTTGATGCAGGAACGCATCCGGCCGGCCGACGACGGCGAGCGGCGAGCGCTGCTGCGCTACGTACGAGTCGACGTCGTCATTGCGATGGGCGTTGCCGGCCTCGTCAACCTGACCATGCTGATCGTGGCGGCCGGTCTGTTCCACGAGAGCGGGCGCAGCACGATCGACACGATCGAGGATGCCCACGCGGGTATCGGCAATCTGATCGGCGGCGGAGCCGCACTCGCGTTCGCCGTTGCGTTGCTGGCATCCGGCCTGTCGAGCTCGAGTGTCGGTACCTACGCCGGGCAGGTGGTGATGCAGGGGTTCATCGGGCGACGCATCTCGCTGTTCGTCCGTCGGGGCGTCACGATGGCGCCGGCACTCGTCGTACTGGCGATCGGGGTCAACACCACGGACGCGCTGGTCGTCTCACAGGTCGTGCTGTCGTTCGGCATCCCGTTCGCGCTCGTACCCCTGATCATGCTCACCCGCCGGCGCGTAGTGATGGGTGCCCTCGCCAACAGAACGCCGACGACGGCGCTCGCGAGCGTCATCGCCGCCCTGATCATCGGCCTCAACGCCTTCCTGCTGTACGACACCTTGATCGTGTGA
- a CDS encoding LLM class F420-dependent oxidoreductase produces the protein MRLGVNVGYVAGPDTAERVETAVEAEQLGYDVAWAAEAYGSDAVTMVSWIGARTSRMHIGTAIMQIPARTPAMTAMTAATLDNLSDGRFRLGLGVSGPQVSEGWHGVRFAQPLGRTREYVDIVRTALRRETVSYDGDHYTLPLPDGAGKALKIMIHPRRPDVPLYLASVGPKNLELTGEVADGWLAIFFAPEHADVSLDPLRVGLERSGRELGDFDVSPTVPVVVGDDLEACAAPLRAYTALYVGGMGSRKQNFYNSLARRMGFDDAAQRIQDLYLDKQHREAAAAVPFDLIDQTALIGPRERIAERLHAYAEAGVRTLNVSTFGATHQERASTLRTVVEAVEHAGLA, from the coding sequence ATGCGACTGGGTGTGAACGTCGGTTATGTCGCCGGCCCCGATACGGCCGAGCGGGTGGAGACGGCAGTCGAGGCCGAGCAACTCGGGTACGACGTTGCGTGGGCGGCCGAGGCGTACGGGTCGGATGCAGTGACGATGGTCAGTTGGATCGGCGCGCGCACCAGCCGGATGCACATTGGCACCGCGATCATGCAGATCCCCGCCCGCACGCCGGCGATGACGGCGATGACGGCCGCGACGCTCGACAACCTCTCCGACGGCCGGTTCCGCCTCGGGCTCGGCGTGTCGGGCCCGCAGGTCTCTGAGGGCTGGCACGGCGTGCGGTTCGCACAGCCGCTCGGACGCACCCGCGAGTACGTCGACATCGTACGAACTGCCCTGCGTCGCGAAACCGTCTCGTACGACGGCGATCACTACACGCTGCCGCTGCCGGACGGCGCGGGTAAGGCGCTGAAGATCATGATCCACCCGCGTCGCCCGGATGTGCCGCTCTACCTGGCCTCGGTCGGGCCGAAGAACCTCGAGCTGACCGGCGAGGTCGCCGACGGCTGGCTGGCGATCTTCTTCGCACCCGAACACGCCGACGTTTCGCTGGACCCGCTCCGCGTCGGACTCGAACGCTCCGGACGCGAGCTGGGCGACTTCGACGTGTCGCCGACGGTGCCCGTCGTCGTCGGTGACGACCTCGAGGCCTGCGCCGCCCCGCTGCGTGCGTACACCGCGTTGTACGTCGGCGGGATGGGCAGCCGCAAGCAGAACTTCTACAACTCGCTCGCCCGCCGGATGGGCTTCGACGACGCGGCGCAGCGCATCCAGGACCTCTACCTGGACAAGCAGCATCGGGAGGCGGCCGCGGCCGTGCCGTTCGACCTGATCGACCAGACCGCACTGATCGGCCCGCGGGAGCGGATCGCCGAGCGTCTGCATGCGTACGCCGAGGCGGGCGTACGTACCCTCAACGTCTCGACGTTCGGCGCAACCCATCAGGAGCGGGCGTCGACGCTACGTACGGTCGTGGAAGCCGTCGAGCACGCGGGGCTCGCCTAG
- a CDS encoding DUF3090 family protein — translation MLIHRFDAPDRFVAGTVGSPGERTFFLQAREGNRLTSVTLEKEQVSVLAERVEELLAQVEEERDVDVPEEAETDRSPLDQPIEEEFRVGTMTLAWDDDNGTVTIEAFALTESEDDEATDCLVVGLAPAAALSFARRAESVVSAGRDQCPFCGGPIDANGHICPRANGFKRVLGD, via the coding sequence ATGCTGATCCATCGCTTTGACGCCCCGGACCGATTCGTCGCCGGTACGGTCGGGTCGCCGGGGGAGCGGACGTTCTTTCTGCAGGCGCGTGAGGGCAACCGGCTGACGTCGGTGACCCTCGAGAAGGAACAGGTCTCGGTGCTCGCCGAGCGCGTCGAGGAGCTGCTCGCACAGGTCGAGGAGGAACGAGATGTCGACGTACCCGAGGAGGCCGAGACCGACCGGTCACCGCTCGACCAGCCGATCGAGGAGGAGTTCCGAGTCGGAACGATGACCCTCGCCTGGGACGACGACAACGGCACCGTGACCATCGAGGCGTTCGCGCTGACCGAGAGCGAGGACGACGAGGCGACCGACTGCCTCGTCGTCGGGCTCGCCCCCGCGGCAGCGCTGAGCTTCGCCCGCCGTGCCGAGTCGGTCGTATCGGCCGGCCGCGACCAGTGTCCGTTCTGCGGTGGTCCGATCGACGCGAACGGGCACATCTGCCCGCGGGCAAACGGCTTCAAACGTGTGCTCGGTGACTGA